A stretch of the Gracilinanus agilis isolate LMUSP501 chromosome 4, AgileGrace, whole genome shotgun sequence genome encodes the following:
- the HS3ST5 gene encoding heparan sulfate glucosamine 3-O-sulfotransferase 5, whose amino-acid sequence MLFKQQALLRQKLFVLGSLAIGSLLYLVARVGSLDRLQPICPIEGRFGARSQAEIPLRALQFKRGLLHEFRKGNATKEQIRLHNLVQQLPKAIIIGVRKGGTRALLEMLNLHPAVVKASQEIHFFDNDENYAKGIEWYRKKMPFSYPQQITIEKSPAYFITEEVPERIYKMNSSIKLLIIVREPTTRAISDYTQVLEGKERKNKTYYKFEKLAIDSNTCEVNTKYKAVRTSIYTKHLERWLKYFPIEQFHVVDGDRLITEPLPELQLVEKFLNLPPRISQYNLYFNATRGFYCLRFNIVFNKCLAGSKGRIHPEVDPSVITKLRKFFHPFNQKFYQITGRTLNWP is encoded by the exons TATTCAAACAGCAGGCGTTGCTGAGACAGAAGCTCTTTGTGCTGGGAAGTCTTGCTATTGGAAGTCTCCTATATCTAGTTGCCAGAGTTGGGAGCTTGGATAG ACTGCAGCCCATTTGCCCAATTGAAGGTCGATTTGGAGCCCGCAGTCAGGCTGAGATCCCACTCCGGGCACTGCAATTCAAGCGTGGCCTTCTCCACGAGTTCCGGAAGGGCAACGCCACCAAGGAGCAGATTCGACTCCACAATCTGGTCCAGCAGCTCCCCAAAGCTATCATCATTGGGGTGAGGAAAGGAGGCACCAGAGCCCTACTTGAGATGCTGAATCTCCATCCTGCTGTGGTCAAAGCCTCCCAGGAAATCCACTTTTTTGATAATGATGAGAATTATGCCAAGGGCATCGAGTGGTACAGGAAGAAAATGCCATTTTCCTACCCTCAGCAAATCACCATTGAGAAGAGTCCTGCCTATTTTATCACAGAGGAGGTACCAGAAAGGATTTACAAAATGAACTCATCCATCAAGTTGCTGATCATTGTCAGGGAACCCACAACAAGAGCTATTTCTGATTATACTCAGGTGctagaggggaaagagaggaagaacaaAACCTACTACAAATTTGAAAAGCTGGCAATAGACTCTAATACCTGTGAGGTGAACACTAAGTATAAGGCTGTGAGGACCAGCATCTATACAAAACATCTGGAGAGGTGGCTTAAATACTTTCCTATTGAGCAGTTTCACGTAGTAGATGGAGATCGGCTCATTACAGAACCACTGCCAGAACTCCAGTTAGTGGAGAAATTCCTCAACCTTCCTCCCAGGATCAGTCAATACAATTTATACTTCAATGCTACGAGAGGGTTTTACTGTCTGCGGTTTAACATTGTCTTTAACAAGTGCCTGGCAGGCAGCAAGGGACGCATCCATCCGGAGGTAGATCCCTCTGTAATTACCAAATTGCGCAAATTCTTTCACCCTTTCAATCAAAAATTTTACCAGATCACTGGGAGGACATTGAACTGGCCCTAA